The stretch of DNA GCGATTGCCAGCTCACCGGAACGGGACACAGCAACCAGGTGGCCATCCACTCGCTCAACGTGCTTCAGGTTGTGCAGACGGACAGTACCGCCATTCTTCACCTGAACGCTGTCGGCTGCGGAAGTACGGCTTGCCGCACCACCGATGTGGAACGTACGCATCGTCAGCTGGGTACCCGGCTCACCGATGGACTGGGCAGCGATAACGCCGACCGCTTCACCGATGTTCACCTGGTGACCACGAGCCAGATCACGGCCGTAGCACTTGGCGCAAATGCCATAGCGGGTTTCGCAGCTGATCGGCGAACGCACGATCACTTCGTCGATGCTGTTCAGCTCGATGAATTCAACCCACTTCTCGTCTACCAGAGTACCGGCAGGAACGATGACTTCCTCAGTGCCTGGTTTGAATACGTCACGGGCAATGACACGACCCAATACGCGCTCACCCAACGGCTCTACAACGTCACCGCCTTCAATGTGCGGAGTCATCAGCAGACCGTGCTCGGTGCCGCAATCGATCTCGGTTACAACCAGATCCTGCGCCACGTCTACCAGACGACGAGTCAGGTAACCGGAGTTCGCAGTTTTCAACGCGGTATCCGCCAGACCTTTACGAGCACCGTGAGTCGAGATGAAGTACTGAAGTACGCTCAAACCTTCACGGAAGTTCGCAGTAATCGGCGTTTCAATGATGGAACCGTCCGGCTTGGCCATCAGACCACGCATACCGGCCAGCTGACGAATCTGTGCTGCGGAACCCCGCGCACCCGAGTCGGCCATCATGTACATCGAGTTGAAAGACTCTTGATCGACTTCAACGCCATGACGGTCGATAACCTTCTCTTTCGAGAGGTTGGCCATCATAGCCTTGGAAACTTCGTCGTTCGCTTTCGACCAGAGGTCGATCACTTTGTTGTACTTCTCGCCCTGGGTTACCAGGCCGGAGGCGTACTGACTCTCGATCTCTTTCACTTCGTCGGTGGCAGCACCGATGATGCGAGCTTTCTCGTCCGGGATAACGAAGTCGTTAACACCGATGGAAACGCCGGAAATGGTCGAGTAAGCGAAACCGGTGTACATCAACTGGTCAGCGAAGATCACGGTCTCTTTCAGACCAACCACGCGGTAGCACTGGTTGATCAGCTTGGAGATCGCCTTTTTCTTCATCGGCAGGTTGACGACGTCGTACGACAGACCTTTTGGCACAACCTGGAACAGCAGCGCACGGCCGACGGTGGTGTCGACGATACGGGTACCGCTCACGCTGTTGCCGTCACGGTCGTTGACGGTTTCGTTGATCCGCACTTTAACCTTGGCGTGCAGTGCGGCTTCGCCGGCACGGAACACACGGTCAACTTCCTGCAGATCCGCGAATACACGACCTTCGCCTTTGGCGTTGATCGCTTCACGAGTCATGTAGTACAGACCCAATACAACGTCCTGCGACGGAACGATGATTGGCTCACCGTTGGCTGGCGACAGAATGTTGTTGGTCGACATCATCAACGCGCGCGCTTCCAACTGGGCTTCCAGTGTCAGCGGTACGTGCACGGCCATTTGGTCGCCGTCGAAGTCGGCGTTGTACGCGGCGCAGACCAGCGGGTGCAGCTGGATAGCCTTACCTTCGATCAGTACCGGTTCAAACGCCTGGATACCCAGACGGTGAAGGGTCGGTGCACGGTTGAGAAGAACCGGGTGTTCGCGAATCACTTCAGCGAGAACGTCCCAAACCTCTGGCAGTTCGCGCTCGACCATTTTCTTGGCCGCTTTGATGGTGGTCGCGAGACCACGCATTTCCAGCTTGCCGAAAATGAACGGTTTGAACAGCTCGAGAGCCATCTTCTTCGGAAGACCACACTGATGCAGACGCAGGGTCGGGCCTACGGTAATTACCGAACGACCGGAGTAGTCAACACGCTTACCGAGCAAGTTCTGACGGAAACGCCCCTGCTTACCCTTGATCATGTCAGCCAGGGATTTCAGAGGACGCTTGTTGGAACCGGTGATAGCGCGGCCACGACGACCGTTGTCGAGCAGAGCATCGACAGCTTCCTGCAACATACGCTTTTCGTTGCGCACGATGATGTCCGGAGCGGACAGATCCAGCAGGCGCTTCAAGCGGTTGTTACGGTTGATCACTCGACGATACAGATCGTTGAGGTCGGAAGTCGCGAAACGACCGCCATCCAGCGGGACCAGCGGACGCAGATCTGGCGGCAGAACCGGCAGAACGGTCAGTACCATCCACTCTGGCAGGTTGCCGGAACCCTGGAAGGCTTCCATCAACTTCAGACGCTTGGACAGCTTCTTGATCTTGGTTTCGGAGTTGGTTTGCGGAATTTCTTCACGCAGGCGGCCAATCTCGTGCTCCAGGTCGATAGCGTGCAGCAGTTCACGGACAGCTTCAGCACCCATACGGGCGTCGAAGTCATCACCGAACTCTTCCAGCGCTTCGAAGTACTGCTCGTCGTTCAGCAGCTGACCTTTTTCAAGGGTGGTCATGCCTGGATCGATAACGACATAGCTCTCGAAGTAGAGAACGCGTTCGATATCACGCAGGGTCATGTCCATCAGCAAGCCGATACGGGACGGCAGCGATTTCAGGAACCAGATGTGGGCAACCGGCGAAGCCAGTTCGATGTGCGCCATGCGCTCACGACGAACCTTGGCCAGTGCAACTTCAACGCCGCACTTCTCGCAGATCACACCACGGTGCTTCAAGCGCTTGTACTTACCGCACAGGCACTCGTAATCCTTTACCGGGCCAAAGATCTTGGCGCAGAACAGACCGTCACGCTCAGGTTTGAACGTACGGTAGTTGATGGTTTCCGGCTTTTTAACTTCACCGAACGACCACGAGCGGATCATCTCAGGCGAGGCCAATCCGATACGGATGGCGTCGAACTCTTCGACTTGACCCTGGTTTTTCAGCAAATTCAGTAGGTCTTTCAAGGCCTTTCCTCCTGGCGGAGCAGAGAGCGGGCAATCCTGCCCCGCTCTCGATTCGCGTCACGTGTTATTCGGTTTCCAGATCGATATCGATGCCGAGGGAACGAATTTCCTTGATCAACACGTTGAAGGACTCGGGCATGCCCGGCTCCATACGGTGATCGCCATCCACGATGTTTTTGTACATCTTGGTACGGCCGTTCACATCGTCCGACTTCACTGTGAGCATTTCTTGCAGAGTGTAAGCGGCACCGTATGCTTCCAGTGCCCAGACCTCCATCTCCCCGAAACGCTGACCACCGAACTGCGCCTTACCACCCAGCGGCTGCTGGGTAACCAGGCTGTACGAACCGGTAGAACGCGCGTGCATCTTGTCGTCTACCAAGTGGTTCAGCTTCAGCATGTACATGTAGCCAACGGTAACTGGACGCTCGAACTTGTTGCCAGTACGGCCGTCAGTCAGCTGCATCTGGCCGCTTTCCGGCAGGTCTGCCAGTTTTAGCATGGCCTTGATTTCGCTTTCCTTGGCACCGTCGAACACTGGAGTGGCCATTGGAACGCCGCCACGCAGGTTCTTCGCCAGATCCAGGATTTCCTGATCGGAGAAGCTGTCAAGATCTTCGTTACGACCGCCGATCTGGTTGTAGATCTCGTCCAGGAAGGTGCGCAGTTCAGCGACTTTACGCTGCTCTTCGACCATCCGGTTGATCTTCTCACCCAGACCTTTGGCCGCGAGGCCCAGGTGGGTTTCAAGGATCTGACCAACGTTCATACGCGAAGGTACGCCCAGCGGGTTGAGGACGACGTCGACCGGGGTGCCATTGGCATCGTGCGGCATGTCTTCAACCGGCATGATCACGGAGACCACACCTTTGTTACCGTGACGACCGGCCATCTTGTCGCCCGGCTGGATGCGACGACGGATTGCCAGGTAAACCTTGACGATTTTCAGCACGCCTGGAGCCAGGTCATCGCCCTGCTGCAGTTTGCGCTTCTTGTCTTCGAACTTGTCGTCCAGCAGACGGCGGCGATCAACGATGTAGGCCTGAGCCTTCTCGAGTTGCTCGTTAAGAGCATCTTCAGCCATGCGCAGTTTGAACCACTGACCATGCTCAAGACCGTCGAGCACTTCGTCGGTGATGTCCTGACCTTTCTTCAGACCTGCGCCGCCTTCAGCCTTGTGGCCTACCAGAGCGGAACGCAGACGTTCGAAAGTTGCGCCTTCAACGATACGGAACTCTTCGTTCAGATCCTTGCGGATCTCGTCGAGCTGAGTCTTCTCGATCGACAGTGCACGAGCATCACGCTCGACGCCGTCACGAGTGAAGACCTGTACGTCGATGACAGTACCTTTGGTACCGGTAGGTACGCGCAGGGAGGTGTCTTTAACGTCGCTGGCTTTTTCACCGAAGATTGCACGCAGCAGTTTTTCTTCCGGAGTCAGTTGGGTCTCGCCTTTCGGAGTGACCTTACCGACCAGGATGTCGCCTGCGCCAACTTCAGCACCTACGTAAACGATACCGGCTTCGTCCAGTTTGTTCAGTGCAGCTTCACCCACGTTCGGGATGTCTGCAGTGATCTCTTCAGGCCCAAGCTTGGTGTCACGGGCCACACAGGTCAGTTCCTGGATGTGGATCGTGGTGAAACGGTCTTCCTGAACCACACGCTCGGACAGGCAGATGGAGTCTTCGAAGTTGAAGCCGTTCCATGCCATGAACGCG from Pseudomonas sp. P8_229 encodes:
- the rpoC gene encoding DNA-directed RNA polymerase subunit beta' is translated as MKDLLNLLKNQGQVEEFDAIRIGLASPEMIRSWSFGEVKKPETINYRTFKPERDGLFCAKIFGPVKDYECLCGKYKRLKHRGVICEKCGVEVALAKVRRERMAHIELASPVAHIWFLKSLPSRIGLLMDMTLRDIERVLYFESYVVIDPGMTTLEKGQLLNDEQYFEALEEFGDDFDARMGAEAVRELLHAIDLEHEIGRLREEIPQTNSETKIKKLSKRLKLMEAFQGSGNLPEWMVLTVLPVLPPDLRPLVPLDGGRFATSDLNDLYRRVINRNNRLKRLLDLSAPDIIVRNEKRMLQEAVDALLDNGRRGRAITGSNKRPLKSLADMIKGKQGRFRQNLLGKRVDYSGRSVITVGPTLRLHQCGLPKKMALELFKPFIFGKLEMRGLATTIKAAKKMVERELPEVWDVLAEVIREHPVLLNRAPTLHRLGIQAFEPVLIEGKAIQLHPLVCAAYNADFDGDQMAVHVPLTLEAQLEARALMMSTNNILSPANGEPIIVPSQDVVLGLYYMTREAINAKGEGRVFADLQEVDRVFRAGEAALHAKVKVRINETVNDRDGNSVSGTRIVDTTVGRALLFQVVPKGLSYDVVNLPMKKKAISKLINQCYRVVGLKETVIFADQLMYTGFAYSTISGVSIGVNDFVIPDEKARIIGAATDEVKEIESQYASGLVTQGEKYNKVIDLWSKANDEVSKAMMANLSKEKVIDRHGVEVDQESFNSMYMMADSGARGSAAQIRQLAGMRGLMAKPDGSIIETPITANFREGLSVLQYFISTHGARKGLADTALKTANSGYLTRRLVDVAQDLVVTEIDCGTEHGLLMTPHIEGGDVVEPLGERVLGRVIARDVFKPGTEEVIVPAGTLVDEKWVEFIELNSIDEVIVRSPISCETRYGICAKCYGRDLARGHQVNIGEAVGVIAAQSIGEPGTQLTMRTFHIGGAASRTSAADSVQVKNGGTVRLHNLKHVERVDGHLVAVSRSGELAIADDFGRERERYKLPYGAVISVKEGDKVDAGAIVAKWDPHTHPIVTEMKGTVTYVGMEEGITIKRQTDELTGMTNIEVLDAKDRPAAGKEIRPAVKMVDDNGKDLLLPGTDVIAQYFLPANALVGVADGAKIAIGDVIARIPQETSKTRDITGGLPRVADLFEARRPKEASILAEVSGTIAFGKETKGKRRLVITPNDGSDPYEELIPKWRHLNVFEGEQVNRGEVISDGPSDPHDILRLLGVSALAKYIVNEIQDVYRLQGVKINDKHIETILRQMLRKVEIAESGDSSFIKGDQMELTHVLVENERLGGEDKFVSKYTRVLLGITKASLSTESFISAASFQETTRVLTEAAVTGKRDYLRGLKENVVVGRLIPAGTGLAYHSERKRRRDADKPLRVSASEVEAALTEALNSSGN